Proteins from a genomic interval of Candidatus Rubidus massiliensis:
- the pknD gene encoding Serine/threonine-protein kinase PknD, which translates to MTTIDCFFCKTHFTTDIIPKFCPNCGSSFSSSKTNPQLRDNYELIKSIGKGGMGEVFLAFDKNCSRLIALKQIREDLQDHTPIHKRFLREAKITSQLTHPTIIPIYNIHEDKKIPFYTMPFVEGLTLKEIFKRAKKLTHKDDKIEQLTSSIPALVRIFLSVCQAIAYAHSKNILHRDIKPENIIVGKYGEVLILDWGLAKSIHFEEEDLKDIEPAKDVSAHITKIGKVVGTIAYMAPERADGAPASIQSDIYALGVILYQILTLKYPFHRGKTLTEFRKNLETEVLYDPSEVAPYRDVPKVLSTITLKTLKPDPKQRYRTVQELIQDVENYLEGRSEWFQITELNIEVKKDWEFQENVLIAEHIAITRSTETSDWVSLMISKESFQENTMIETEVCLGDNGEGIGFLLSIPEISEREHLNDGYCLWLSSEKIKSTKLLRSTVEVMNAPDTFLKKNQSYKVTIEKIDNNIYFYLDDILQFSYISYLPLVGTHIGLLARDADFTIKPIKVFVGSQSLKVNCLAVPDAFLAHKDFHMALSEYRRIGYSFPGTAEGREAMFRAGVTLLEQAKDTQDLEKQNQLYEEALEEFGKLHRTPGGPLEYLGKALVYQTLKEYDEEIKCFDLALRKYPKHPLLPILHEQILYRTLQSSRYHRKVTYQFSLLVSRHVHNLTETTNLQKLFNSIQKHWEVPYFIPLSYYENETPFFKNTLFSLLLAFWLNKPYVEKEIILENTKHLEFDKIFKLAVLLLSEMGAKQIAQITLTKVKLEKIPSILFLRLKDLYLETELEHILENEKNLDDLDIGILLTIMEQCVDQKLFKQLDIIYNYLRVQPLAQDQKIWLDYHMIWGLLYQKKVDLAQQIIQSYSLEVLHQESTPLHFLYGCWLLLTEGREIAFIHLFGLLDITFPRSWTLFGHNYSLDKDFNEKWVQRAFTWEKRQLFRQLALFYFCLNDFEKHEYYLDLKNNEKWHEEIYT; encoded by the coding sequence ATGACAACCATAGATTGTTTCTTTTGTAAAACTCATTTTACAACTGATATTATACCCAAATTTTGTCCTAATTGTGGTAGTTCTTTTAGTTCATCAAAAACAAACCCACAATTAAGAGATAACTATGAGCTTATTAAAAGTATTGGTAAAGGGGGTATGGGGGAAGTTTTTTTAGCTTTTGATAAAAATTGTTCGAGATTGATTGCTTTAAAGCAAATAAGAGAAGATTTACAAGACCACACTCCCATTCACAAAAGATTTTTACGAGAAGCCAAAATAACAAGTCAGCTCACTCATCCAACGATCATTCCCATCTACAATATTCATGAAGATAAAAAAATCCCTTTTTATACTATGCCTTTTGTGGAAGGCTTAACTCTAAAAGAAATTTTTAAAAGAGCTAAAAAACTCACTCACAAAGACGATAAAATTGAACAACTCACCTCTTCTATCCCAGCTTTAGTAAGAATTTTTTTAAGTGTTTGCCAAGCTATAGCCTATGCCCATTCCAAAAATATTTTGCATCGAGATATAAAACCTGAGAATATTATTGTTGGAAAGTATGGAGAAGTTTTAATTTTAGATTGGGGACTTGCAAAGTCAATTCATTTTGAAGAAGAAGATTTAAAAGATATTGAACCTGCTAAAGATGTCTCCGCTCATATTACAAAAATTGGAAAAGTTGTCGGTACAATTGCCTATATGGCACCTGAAAGAGCCGATGGGGCACCAGCATCGATACAATCTGATATTTATGCCTTAGGGGTAATTCTCTATCAAATTTTGACTCTTAAATACCCCTTTCATAGAGGCAAAACCTTAACTGAATTTCGTAAAAACTTAGAAACAGAAGTTTTATATGACCCATCAGAAGTGGCTCCTTATAGGGATGTTCCCAAAGTTTTATCTACAATAACTTTAAAAACTTTGAAACCCGATCCAAAACAACGCTATAGAACCGTTCAAGAGCTGATACAAGATGTAGAAAATTATTTAGAGGGACGTTCTGAATGGTTTCAAATTACTGAATTAAATATCGAAGTTAAAAAAGACTGGGAATTTCAAGAAAATGTATTGATCGCGGAACATATAGCTATTACAAGAAGTACAGAAACTTCAGATTGGGTAAGTTTAATGATTTCTAAAGAATCATTCCAAGAAAATACTATGATAGAAACTGAAGTTTGCCTTGGTGATAATGGGGAAGGGATCGGTTTTCTATTAAGTATTCCTGAAATTTCTGAAAGGGAGCATTTAAATGATGGGTATTGTTTATGGCTAAGTTCTGAAAAAATTAAATCTACTAAGTTACTTCGATCAACAGTTGAAGTAATGAATGCACCGGATACTTTTTTGAAAAAAAATCAAAGTTATAAAGTGACCATAGAAAAGATCGATAACAATATCTATTTCTATTTAGATGACATCTTACAATTTTCTTACATAAGCTATTTGCCGTTAGTTGGCACTCACATTGGTTTGCTTGCAAGAGATGCTGATTTTACAATCAAGCCCATAAAAGTTTTTGTAGGAAGCCAAAGTTTGAAAGTAAATTGCTTAGCAGTTCCTGACGCTTTTTTAGCTCACAAAGATTTTCACATGGCTTTAAGTGAATATAGGCGTATCGGGTATTCTTTTCCGGGCACGGCAGAAGGTAGGGAAGCTATGTTTAGAGCTGGAGTCACTTTACTTGAACAAGCCAAAGATACACAAGATTTAGAAAAGCAAAATCAACTTTATGAAGAGGCTCTAGAGGAATTTGGGAAATTGCATCGAACACCTGGAGGCCCCCTAGAATATTTAGGAAAAGCTTTAGTTTATCAAACATTAAAAGAATATGATGAAGAAATTAAATGCTTTGACTTAGCTCTTAGAAAATATCCAAAGCATCCTCTCTTACCAATTTTGCATGAACAAATTCTTTATCGAACCTTACAAAGTTCTCGCTACCATAGAAAAGTTACTTATCAGTTTTCACTACTTGTATCTCGTCATGTCCATAATCTTACCGAAACCACAAATCTTCAAAAATTATTTAATAGTATTCAAAAGCATTGGGAAGTCCCTTATTTTATTCCTCTTTCCTATTATGAAAATGAAACTCCCTTTTTTAAAAATACTCTTTTCTCTTTACTTTTAGCTTTTTGGCTAAATAAACCTTACGTTGAAAAAGAAATAATTTTAGAAAATACCAAACATTTGGAATTTGATAAAATATTTAAATTGGCTGTCTTATTATTAAGTGAAATGGGTGCTAAGCAAATTGCACAAATAACCTTAACAAAAGTCAAATTAGAAAAAATCCCTTCTATATTATTTTTACGCTTAAAAGATTTATATCTAGAAACAGAACTTGAGCACATTTTAGAAAACGAAAAAAATCTCGATGATTTAGACATTGGGATTTTGTTAACCATTATGGAGCAATGTGTCGATCAAAAATTATTTAAACAGTTAGATATTATTTATAATTATTTACGTGTTCAGCCATTAGCTCAAGATCAAAAAATATGGCTTGATTACCATATGATATGGGGTTTACTCTATCAAAAAAAGGTTGATTTAGCGCAGCAAATTATTCAAAGCTACTCATTAGAAGTTTTACATCAAGAATCAACACCCCTTCATTTCCTCTACGGTTGTTGGCTTTTATTAACAGAAGGTAGGGAAATAGCTTTTATTCATTTATTTGGTTTACTAGATATAACTTTTCCAAGATCATGGACTTTATTTGGACACAATTATTCGTTAGATAAAGATTTTAACGAAAAATGGGTGCAAAGAGCATTTACCTGGGAAAAAAGGCAATTATTTAGACAATTAGCACTCTTTTATTTTTGCCTAAATGATTTTGAAAAACATGAATATTATTTAGATTTAAAGAATAATGAAAAATGGCATGAAGAAATTTATACCTAA
- the tal gene encoding putative transaldolase, which produces MEIWLDSVNLEFIQKVNKLGIMTGVTTNPTLLSKTKDPLKIIERILQIQPGPVTVQVTASHAEEMSLQGTRLQEISPNIIVKIPCTEEGLKAIKDLSENKVNTMGTAIFNTRQALLCALAGAKYVAPYLSHMQQEEPNVWSVLETMFHMTRNYKLNTKILVAAVQNLEQFDQCSAIGLPAITLKERLFSELIQDHERTLERIDVFLTDWQGANFSKTLFSELNFS; this is translated from the coding sequence ATGGAAATTTGGCTCGATTCGGTAAATTTAGAGTTCATCCAAAAGGTCAATAAGTTAGGGATAATGACGGGTGTGACAACAAATCCCACGTTATTATCAAAAACTAAAGATCCATTAAAGATAATTGAGCGAATTTTACAAATACAGCCAGGCCCTGTAACTGTTCAGGTTACAGCGTCCCATGCTGAAGAAATGAGTTTACAAGGAACTAGACTGCAAGAAATTTCCCCTAATATCATTGTAAAAATCCCATGCACTGAAGAGGGATTAAAGGCCATAAAAGATCTTTCTGAAAACAAAGTCAATACGATGGGTACGGCAATATTTAATACAAGGCAAGCTTTGCTTTGCGCCCTTGCCGGAGCTAAATATGTGGCTCCTTATCTTTCTCATATGCAACAAGAAGAGCCAAATGTTTGGTCTGTTTTAGAAACGATGTTTCATATGACAAGAAATTATAAGTTAAATACAAAAATATTAGTAGCAGCTGTTCAAAATTTAGAACAGTTTGACCAATGCTCAGCTATCGGACTTCCCGCTATCACTTTGAAAGAAAGACTTTTTAGTGAACTGATACAGGATCACGAACGCACATTAGAAAGAATTGATGTTTTTTTAACGGATTGGCAGGGCGCTAATTTTAGTAAAACCCTTTTTTCTGAACTAAATTTTAGTTAA
- the alsT_1 gene encoding Amino-acid carrier protein AlsT, which yields MINLIELLKNCKDFLWGVPLLLLLLGTGLYLTFLLKGVQFRYLFYGIKQALTFEKNDSKGDIHPFQALMTSLAGAIGTGTIVGVATSIAIGGLGAIFWMWVTAIVGMATKYAESLLAVKYRKEINGEMAGGPMQYMEVGLGWKKAAIFFAIVGSLAALTTGNLVQMNAISDAINQITEVNSLWIGIFLAALTGMVVIGGVKSIGKVASVLVPIMALFYMAGGLIILILHYDKIGTVFLSIMKGAFSGQAAFGGFSGATLMLAIQMGVSRGIFSNEAGLGISSMAAAAAKTDLPGKQALITMVGALISTIIICTMTGLVLGVTEVLGKFNENGIPLTGAAMATTSFNYLYGGKYIVAIGLIFFAFSTVIAWGYYGEKCFEYLFGSQSILYYRVLFACIAIPGATMKMDIAWYLADITNALMVIPNLFALLALGSVIHKETEHFERITSLESEQTSLSIEV from the coding sequence ATGATAAATCTGATTGAGCTTTTAAAAAATTGTAAAGATTTTCTTTGGGGCGTTCCCCTTTTACTTTTGCTTCTTGGAACGGGCCTTTATTTAACCTTTTTATTAAAAGGTGTTCAATTTAGATATCTCTTTTACGGAATAAAACAAGCTTTAACTTTTGAGAAAAATGATTCAAAAGGGGATATTCATCCATTTCAAGCTCTCATGACGTCTCTTGCTGGAGCTATTGGCACTGGAACTATTGTGGGTGTTGCTACGTCTATTGCAATTGGAGGTTTGGGCGCCATTTTTTGGATGTGGGTAACTGCAATTGTTGGTATGGCAACAAAGTATGCTGAATCCTTACTAGCTGTTAAATATCGTAAAGAAATTAATGGTGAAATGGCAGGTGGTCCTATGCAATACATGGAAGTTGGACTTGGTTGGAAAAAAGCTGCTATTTTTTTTGCTATTGTAGGGTCATTAGCGGCGCTGACTACCGGAAATTTAGTTCAGATGAATGCTATTTCAGATGCTATTAATCAAATAACTGAAGTCAATTCACTTTGGATTGGAATTTTTTTAGCTGCCCTTACCGGAATGGTTGTTATCGGTGGAGTAAAAAGCATTGGAAAAGTGGCAAGTGTTTTAGTGCCTATTATGGCTTTGTTTTACATGGCTGGTGGTTTGATCATTTTGATTTTGCACTACGATAAAATAGGAACTGTTTTCTTAAGCATTATGAAAGGAGCTTTTTCTGGACAAGCAGCTTTTGGTGGTTTTTCGGGAGCAACTTTAATGCTTGCTATTCAAATGGGAGTTTCAAGAGGTATATTTTCTAATGAAGCGGGCCTTGGTATATCTTCAATGGCCGCAGCTGCTGCAAAAACCGATTTACCGGGTAAACAAGCTTTAATTACTATGGTTGGTGCATTAATCTCGACCATTATCATTTGCACAATGACCGGGCTTGTTTTAGGTGTTACTGAAGTTTTAGGAAAATTCAATGAAAATGGTATTCCTTTAACGGGCGCTGCTATGGCGACTACTTCTTTTAACTATCTTTATGGTGGCAAATATATCGTTGCTATTGGTCTAATCTTTTTTGCATTTTCAACAGTCATTGCGTGGGGTTATTACGGAGAAAAATGCTTTGAATATCTGTTTGGCAGCCAAAGTATTCTATATTATAGAGTTTTGTTTGCTTGCATTGCAATACCTGGAGCTACAATGAAAATGGATATTGCATGGTATTTGGCTGACATAACAAATGCTTTGATGGTTATTCCAAATCTATTTGCTTTATTAGCTTTAGGTTCTGTTATCCATAAAGAAACAGAACATTTTGAACGCATCACATCACTTGAATCTGAACAAACATCTTTATCCATTGAGGTTTAA
- the nudF_1 gene encoding ADP-ribose pyrophosphatase — MKNGMKKFIPKIAASKIVFSEFVTITKDTIVFEDQLNYDYFVLNAKNDAVVILPSFDQENFLLTKEYRHPTKKYLLSCPGGFLEKGENPQEGAKRELLEETGFSATDFQIIGSSYPYPGLSSQKIIFVLAKNIYETHPIHLEPSELIITEKLSYKEIKSKIKNSENIDGILCSALFFYNLNQSNSNS, encoded by the coding sequence ATGAAAAATGGCATGAAGAAATTTATACCTAAAATAGCAGCTAGCAAAATCGTTTTTTCTGAATTTGTTACCATTACAAAAGACACAATAGTTTTTGAAGATCAATTAAACTATGACTATTTTGTCTTAAATGCAAAAAATGATGCTGTGGTTATTTTGCCCTCTTTTGATCAGGAAAATTTTTTACTTACAAAGGAATATCGACATCCCACAAAAAAGTATTTGTTAAGTTGTCCTGGTGGGTTTTTAGAAAAAGGAGAAAATCCACAAGAAGGCGCGAAAAGAGAATTGCTTGAAGAAACTGGTTTTAGCGCTACTGATTTTCAAATAATCGGAAGTTCTTATCCTTATCCAGGACTTAGTTCACAAAAAATAATATTTGTCTTAGCTAAAAATATATACGAAACCCACCCCATTCATTTAGAGCCCTCTGAATTAATTATAACAGAAAAGCTTTCTTACAAAGAAATTAAGTCTAAAATCAAAAATTCTGAGAATATAGACGGAATTTTGTGTTCCGCCCTATTTTTTTATAACCTGAACCAATCAAATTCTAATAGTTAG
- the valS gene encoding Valine--tRNA ligase — translation MSELAKAYDCTTVEPKWLKKWEEGSFFKVNSNSTKPPYCIVMPPPNVTGKLHMGHALVNTLQDILIRWKRMQGFEALWIPGTDHAGIATQTVVEKFLLKTTGKRRTDFARDEFLEHVWKWKEENQHHIINQLKRIGSSCDWSKQMFTMDEQNNRAVRVMFKKLFDAKKIYRGYRLVNWDTITQTALADDEVEYEERASFLWYFKYPLKDGSDFVTVATTRPETMLGDTAIAVSPKDDRYASWIGKTVIQPLTNREIPIIADHLVDPSFGTGMVKITPAHDPNDYQMGMKHNLLFINIMTPDGKINEEGGKFCNLSMEEARQATVDEMRHLGFLVKIEPHINRVGVSYRSKAVIEPFMSKQWFIKMDDFAEKLKEAVMEEKTRLIPKNWENTYYHWINNLQDWCISRQLWWGHRIPIWYHKDNPEIMICYDGLGLPPEVKESPNDWVQENDVLDTWFSSGLWPFSTLGWPENTPDFQKFYPTSVLVTGYDILFFWVARMMFMGELATGKLPFPEVYLHGLIYGKSYWRNNVGGGITYISEEERQAYDLGKMPPSDVQHKWEKMSKSKGNVIDPLEIIKDYGTDAMRMALCSSANQSREIDLERRKFEEFKNFANKIWNGARFSFLHLDGSENLSKLTPKEFEEGLDFLNLKLEDYWILTVLNNTVEEVLKSLENYQFDQAALKSYDFFWKEFCAYYLEIAKPVLFGKAGSFAERKNKQKILAIILSSSMRLLHPIAPFITEEIFGLLKDRLENTTLKNQDPFTQDAIKALKAPICALAPYPNVCTFMAPEKTMEDFQLMESVVYTIRNIRGEMKLPPGVATDIYISGGQNKLQSLIQTNQHILFALLKITAIYFNLEVKGICATGVIQDVTLSIPIPEELIEKEIQRLEKEKIRLTQSLEKLKNQLLNEDFIARAPQALIEKQKEQQNQQEKELEEVTDKLKTLGKV, via the coding sequence ATGTCAGAGCTCGCTAAAGCTTACGATTGTACAACAGTTGAACCCAAATGGTTAAAAAAATGGGAAGAGGGATCTTTTTTTAAAGTAAATTCTAACTCTACCAAACCTCCCTATTGTATAGTTATGCCCCCACCGAACGTTACTGGAAAACTACACATGGGTCATGCTTTAGTCAACACCCTACAGGATATCCTTATTCGTTGGAAGAGGATGCAAGGTTTTGAAGCCTTATGGATACCCGGAACTGATCATGCCGGTATAGCCACCCAAACAGTAGTTGAAAAGTTTTTATTAAAAACCACTGGCAAAAGACGCACAGATTTCGCAAGAGATGAGTTTTTAGAGCATGTTTGGAAATGGAAAGAAGAAAATCAACATCATATTATTAATCAATTAAAACGTATTGGTTCTTCTTGTGATTGGTCAAAACAAATGTTTACAATGGATGAGCAAAATAATCGCGCCGTCCGGGTAATGTTTAAAAAGCTATTCGATGCAAAAAAAATCTATCGTGGGTATCGCCTCGTAAACTGGGATACAATAACACAAACTGCTCTTGCCGATGACGAAGTTGAATATGAAGAAAGGGCTTCTTTTTTATGGTATTTCAAATATCCATTAAAAGATGGAAGTGATTTTGTCACAGTTGCTACAACAAGACCCGAAACAATGCTCGGGGATACAGCCATAGCAGTTTCACCAAAAGATGATCGTTATGCTAGTTGGATTGGAAAAACGGTGATTCAACCTCTCACCAATAGAGAGATTCCAATTATAGCCGATCACTTAGTTGATCCAAGTTTTGGAACAGGTATGGTAAAAATCACTCCAGCTCACGACCCAAATGATTATCAAATGGGAATGAAGCATAATTTACTCTTTATTAACATCATGACACCTGATGGAAAAATTAACGAAGAAGGAGGGAAGTTTTGCAATCTTAGTATGGAAGAAGCTCGCCAAGCTACTGTAGATGAGATGAGACATCTTGGGTTTTTAGTAAAAATCGAACCCCACATTAACAGAGTTGGTGTATCTTACCGCTCAAAAGCCGTCATAGAGCCTTTTATGTCCAAACAATGGTTCATCAAAATGGATGATTTTGCGGAAAAATTAAAAGAAGCTGTTATGGAAGAAAAAACGCGATTAATCCCCAAAAATTGGGAAAATACTTACTATCATTGGATTAATAATCTACAAGATTGGTGTATTAGTCGTCAACTTTGGTGGGGACATCGCATTCCAATTTGGTATCATAAAGATAATCCTGAGATCATGATTTGCTACGATGGATTAGGGCTTCCACCAGAAGTTAAAGAATCACCAAATGATTGGGTACAAGAAAATGACGTATTAGACACATGGTTTTCTTCTGGATTATGGCCATTTTCAACACTCGGTTGGCCAGAAAATACACCCGATTTCCAAAAATTTTATCCAACTTCTGTCTTGGTAACCGGTTATGATATTTTATTTTTTTGGGTAGCCCGTATGATGTTTATGGGAGAATTAGCTACTGGCAAACTCCCCTTTCCTGAAGTTTATTTGCATGGATTGATCTATGGAAAATCTTACTGGCGCAATAATGTAGGTGGTGGAATTACTTATATTAGTGAAGAAGAGCGTCAGGCATACGACCTTGGAAAAATGCCTCCTTCTGATGTTCAACATAAGTGGGAAAAAATGTCTAAATCAAAAGGCAATGTTATTGACCCCTTAGAAATTATAAAAGATTATGGAACCGATGCCATGCGAATGGCTCTTTGCTCTAGCGCTAATCAATCTCGTGAAATAGATTTAGAGCGAAGAAAATTTGAAGAATTTAAGAATTTTGCAAACAAAATTTGGAATGGGGCTCGTTTTAGTTTTCTACATTTGGATGGATCAGAAAACCTATCTAAGTTAACACCGAAAGAATTTGAAGAGGGTTTAGATTTCTTAAACTTAAAGCTCGAAGATTATTGGATATTAACTGTTTTAAATAATACCGTTGAAGAAGTACTTAAATCTCTTGAAAATTATCAATTCGATCAAGCTGCTCTAAAATCTTATGATTTTTTCTGGAAAGAATTTTGTGCCTATTACTTAGAAATCGCAAAACCTGTTTTATTTGGTAAAGCGGGAAGTTTTGCAGAGCGTAAAAATAAACAAAAAATTTTAGCTATTATTTTAAGCAGTAGTATGCGCCTTCTTCATCCAATAGCACCTTTTATTACCGAAGAAATATTTGGTCTGCTAAAAGACCGATTAGAAAATACAACGCTCAAAAATCAAGATCCGTTTACTCAAGATGCAATCAAAGCCTTAAAAGCTCCCATTTGCGCGTTAGCTCCCTATCCCAATGTATGTACATTTATGGCACCTGAAAAAACGATGGAAGATTTTCAATTGATGGAATCTGTTGTTTACACTATTCGCAACATTCGAGGAGAAATGAAACTGCCTCCAGGCGTTGCGACAGATATTTATATTTCCGGCGGTCAAAATAAATTACAAAGCCTAATTCAGACCAATCAACATATTTTGTTTGCATTGTTAAAAATCACAGCTATTTATTTTAACCTAGAAGTCAAAGGTATTTGTGCCACGGGAGTTATCCAAGATGTAACTTTATCTATTCCAATTCCAGAAGAATTAATAGAAAAAGAAATCCAACGCCTCGAAAAAGAAAAGATTCGTTTGACACAAAGCCTGGAAAAGTTAAAAAATCAGCTTTTAAATGAAGATTTTATAGCGCGTGCTCCGCAAGCTTTAATAGAAAAGCAAAAAGAACAGCAGAATCAACAAGAAAAAGAACTAGAAGAAGTTACTGATAAACTTAAAACTTTAGGAAAGGTTTAG
- the alsT_2 gene encoding Amino-acid carrier protein AlsT — protein sequence MSLGFLETFEFLLNWTYHLVWGPTLLILLMGIGIYLTVALKGLQFRYLPYALKLVFGNKEKEGVGDISHFESLMTALAATIGIGNIAGVATALAIGGLGALFWMWVTALIGMAVKYAEAILAVKYRTKDEKGEMCGGPMYFIKHGLGWKKLSFSFALLGAIGAFGGGNMLQANSVADVMKTMFHVDPAVTGVVVAVLSGLTLLGGIKSIGKVASLLVPLMATLYIGGALCIILVNIDQVPLAFYKIFTYAFTGQAAFGGFVGSTLATAIQVGISRGVMTSEAGLGTASIAAAAAKTDLPGRQALVSMTGCFLATIIMCTATGLVLAVTDAFGSLDENGKLLNGASMTLHAFQSVFPWGGYVVTIGLILFAFTTLLGWAYYGEKCIEFILGEKSVIFYRILFTLMIIPGAVLELDVVWKISDICNGLMAFPNLIGIMALSQTVIQETKLFLKVLNRELVSSIE from the coding sequence ATGTCCTTAGGCTTTTTAGAAACTTTTGAATTTTTGCTGAATTGGACATATCATTTAGTTTGGGGACCAACTCTACTTATTTTATTAATGGGAATTGGTATTTATTTAACGGTCGCTTTAAAAGGATTACAGTTTCGGTATCTTCCTTATGCTTTAAAGCTTGTTTTTGGAAATAAAGAGAAAGAAGGCGTTGGTGATATAAGTCATTTTGAATCTTTAATGACAGCCCTTGCGGCAACCATTGGAATTGGAAATATTGCAGGCGTTGCCACTGCACTAGCCATAGGGGGGCTTGGCGCTTTATTTTGGATGTGGGTCACAGCTTTAATTGGAATGGCAGTCAAATACGCTGAAGCCATTTTGGCTGTAAAGTATCGCACGAAAGATGAAAAAGGGGAAATGTGTGGCGGTCCAATGTATTTCATAAAACATGGACTTGGTTGGAAAAAACTTTCCTTTAGTTTTGCATTACTTGGGGCTATTGGTGCTTTTGGTGGTGGAAATATGTTACAAGCCAATTCAGTAGCTGATGTAATGAAAACTATGTTTCATGTCGATCCTGCCGTTACTGGAGTAGTTGTTGCTGTATTATCTGGTTTAACACTACTAGGAGGAATTAAAAGTATTGGAAAGGTAGCAAGTTTGCTAGTGCCATTGATGGCAACTCTGTATATTGGTGGAGCTCTTTGCATAATTTTAGTTAATATCGATCAAGTGCCATTAGCTTTTTATAAAATATTTACCTATGCATTTACTGGACAAGCAGCTTTTGGAGGATTTGTTGGATCAACTTTAGCAACTGCGATTCAAGTTGGGATTAGTCGAGGAGTAATGACAAGTGAAGCGGGTCTTGGAACTGCGTCAATTGCTGCCGCTGCCGCAAAAACAGATTTGCCTGGAAGACAAGCGTTAGTTTCCATGACAGGTTGCTTTTTAGCAACGATTATTATGTGCACAGCAACAGGTCTTGTTCTAGCAGTAACGGATGCCTTTGGTTCTTTAGATGAGAATGGAAAGCTATTAAACGGTGCTTCAATGACTTTGCACGCTTTTCAATCTGTCTTTCCGTGGGGAGGTTATGTTGTAACAATCGGTTTGATTCTCTTTGCTTTTACGACACTTCTTGGCTGGGCCTATTACGGAGAAAAATGTATCGAATTTATCCTTGGGGAAAAATCAGTTATATTTTACCGCATCCTTTTTACCCTTATGATAATACCTGGAGCTGTTTTAGAATTAGATGTTGTCTGGAAAATATCAGACATTTGCAATGGGTTAATGGCATTTCCCAATCTAATCGGCATTATGGCTCTTTCACAAACAGTCATTCAAGAAACGAAATTATTTTTAAAAGTTTTAAATCGTGAATTAGTTAGTTCAATCGAATAA